A genome region from Dreissena polymorpha isolate Duluth1 chromosome 16, UMN_Dpol_1.0, whole genome shotgun sequence includes the following:
- the LOC127861686 gene encoding sushi, von Willebrand factor type A, EGF and pentraxin domain-containing protein 1-like, translating to MADEAISVVECPVYDSLKNGRVKASGNKYGNVVELQCDEGYYLAGKSSLKCGANGNWDDDFQTFCAENQCVEPSGISNGFVSASSWKVGATATYTCSEGFRLHGSNQRVCSRNGKWNGSDPYCRMVICEVPPPVEHAKTFDALTQYLYQFEVRYVCKTGYFISDGDALLRCSESGQWIGKVPKCSLVKCKEPVAPAKSKVLVASLTYGSEAQYLCFPGYRLKGSTTVRCDETGNWKGVVPECVPIASGNPPVVANSIVVDSGDHTYNNQILYNWHVGFIS from the exons ATGGCGGACGAAGCAATATCAG TGGTAGAGTGCCCTGTTTATGACTCACTCAAAAACGGCCGAGTGAAAGCAAGCGGAAACAAGTACGGAAACGTTGTAGAACTGCAGTGCGATGAAGGCTACTATCTAGCCGGAAAGTCGTCGTTGAAATGCGGGGCAAATGGAAACTGGGACGACGATTTCCAGACGTTTTGCGCCGAGAACCAGTGCGTGGAACCCTCGGGAATCAGCAACGGGTTTGTGTCGGCTTCCTCCTGGAAGGTTGGCGCCACTGCCACGTATACGTGTAGCGAGGGATTTAGGCTCCATGGCTCTAATCAACGTGTGTGTAGTAGGAACGGCAAGTGGAACGGATCGGATCCGTATTGTCGTATGGTAATCTGTGAGGTACCCCCGCCCGTGGAGCATGCTAAGACTTTTGATGCACTGACTCAGTATTTGTACCAGTTTGAAGTGAGATACGTATGCAAAACCGGGTACTTCATTTCTGACGGTGACGCGTTGTTGCGGTGCTCGGAATCTGGGCAATGGATAGGGAAGGTTCCGAAGTGTTCGCTGGTCAAGTGTAAAGAACCAGTTGCGCCGGCAAAGAGTAAGGTTTTGGTTGCTTCCTTAACATATGGAAGTGAGGCACAGTACCTATGCTTTCCTGGTTATAGACTGAAGGGTTCGACAACCGTGCGATGTGACGAAACCGGAAACTGGAAGGGAGTTGTCCCCGAGTGTGTACCGATCGCCAGCGGTAACCCACCTGTGGTTGCAAACTCCATAGTCGTAGATTCTGGAGATCACACATATAACAATCAAATATTGTACAACTGGCATGTGGGTTTTATCAGCTAG
- the LOC127861687 gene encoding sushi, von Willebrand factor type A, EGF and pentraxin domain-containing protein 1-like has product MCLDAYKLKDNNVLQCAYDGAWQGKRPECVEITCGPPPVFDHAFTSMSVGAAIGSEATFVCNERYYLVGSARAICLANKTWRYENDVPTCRPIDCRPPPKVPHASSTFTSTLYEALVAYDCDLGYRMASGSQLRCSSAGTWVGPSTKYEPVTCGKPPSGEHMTVIGNSSTYGSAVSYQCASGYELTHEKKSVCLGTGSWSVSSPACLCMRCQQLRIPENGITVNGHFNTHNRYGDRIVLGCANGYKMIGEASLQCMENGSWNNGLPTCKPIYPVCRKPCACGGRCVAPNKCLCNHGYSGAFCESKRRA; this is encoded by the exons ATGTGCCTCGATGCATATAAATTAAAAGACAATAACGTGCTCCAGTGCGCATACGACGGCGCCTGGCAGGGGAAAAGACCGGAATGCGTCGAAATCACATGTGGTCCGCCGCCTGTGTTTGACCACGCGTTTACGTCAATGTCGGTCGGTGCTGCTATCGGTAGCGAGGCCACATTTGTGTGCAACGAGAGGTATTATCTCGTCGGAAGTGCCCGCGCCATATGCTTGGCCAACAAGACGTGGCGCTACGAAAACGACGTCCCAACATGTAGACCAATAGACTGTAGGCCGCCGCCAAAAGTGCCCCATGCTAGTAGTACCTTTACGTCAACGTTGTACGAAGCGCTTGTGGCTTATGATTGTGATCTAGGATACCGCATGGCGTCAGGGAGTCAGCTTCGATGCAGTTCAGCCGGCACGTGGGTGGGTCCGTCTACAAAGTACGAACCTGTCACGTGCGGCAAGCCACCGAGTGGGGAACACATGACAGTGATTGGAAACAG CTCTACTTACGGCAGCGCGGTGTCCTACCAGTGTGCCAGCGGTTATGAACTAACGCACGAGAAGAAATCCGTCTGCCTGGGGACTGGGTCGTGGTCAGTCTCCTCGCCGGCGTGTCTAT GCATGCGATGTCAACAGCTGCGCATCCCCGAGAACGGCATAACTGTTAACGGCCACTTCAACACGCACAACCGGTATGGCGACCGTATCGTCCTGGGCTGCGCGAACGGGTACAAAATGATTGGGGAGGCGAGTTTGCAATGCATGGAGAACGGGAGCTGGAACAACGGGCTGCCCACGTGCAAACCCATATACC ctGTTTGTCGCAAGCCATGTGCCTGTGGAGGGCGCTGTGTGGCGCCCAACAAGTGTCTGTGCAACCATGGTTACAGTGGGGCCTTCTGTGAGAGCAAGAGGAGGGCTTAG
- the LOC127862699 gene encoding uncharacterized protein LOC127862699, which produces MMYMKAVLFGDDRIADKIMKTSDPKKIKALGKKVSNFHEPTWRAHCLDVVKTANLAKFSQNEKLKKKLFNTYPKILVEASPYDKIWGIGLAEDEPEAFDKIKWKGHNLLGYVLTEVRDQLVCKEGQITA; this is translated from the exons atgatGTATATGAAAGCAG TCCTGTTTGGAGATGACCGTATAGCAGACAAGATTATGAAGACATCAGACCCTAAGAAAATTAAGGCACTTGGAAAGAAAGTCTCCAATTTCCATGAACCAACGTGGAGAGCTCATTGTCTTGATGTTGTCAAAACTGCAAATCTTGCTAAG ttttctcagaatgaaaaGCTGAAGAAAAAGCTTTTTAACACATACCCTAAAATTCTTGTGGAAGCAAGTCCATATGATAAGATCTGGGGTATAGGGCTAGCGGAAGATGAGCCCGAGGCCTTTGATAAAATAAAGTGGAAGGGACACAATCTTCTCGGCTATGTTCTCACTGAAGTCAGGGATCAGCTAGTGTGCAAGGAGGGTCAGATAACAGCTTag